In one window of Candidatus Avedoeria danica DNA:
- a CDS encoding MBL fold metallo-hydrolase, with amino-acid sequence MELRTAGAAVLIDPPPVPTAGVAAAAERADVVTVSRRAMLPAGVHAGRWIDGPGEYEKAGVFVIGVRTLPARLGPLDERQVNTAYVYTADDVTVCHLGATDHVPSESELEALGRIDVLLLPIGGAGRLPPAKAAEIVGKLEPGIVIPVHAALPLDDPPPPEREALAHFLAAMGASDVVAQDSYRVAVDRLADDTTVVLLRPIQP; translated from the coding sequence GTGGAACTGCGCACGGCCGGCGCCGCCGTGCTGATCGACCCGCCGCCGGTGCCGACGGCCGGCGTCGCGGCGGCGGCCGAACGGGCGGACGTCGTCACCGTGAGCCGGCGGGCCATGCTGCCGGCGGGCGTCCACGCGGGCCGCTGGATCGACGGCCCGGGCGAGTACGAGAAGGCGGGCGTCTTCGTCATCGGCGTTCGAACGCTGCCCGCGCGGTTGGGGCCGCTGGACGAGCGTCAGGTGAACACGGCCTACGTTTACACCGCGGACGACGTCACGGTGTGCCACCTGGGGGCCACCGACCACGTGCCGTCCGAGTCGGAGCTCGAGGCCCTCGGCCGGATCGACGTCCTCTTGCTGCCGATCGGCGGCGCCGGGCGCCTGCCGCCGGCGAAGGCCGCGGAGATCGTCGGCAAGCTCGAGCCGGGCATCGTCATCCCGGTCCACGCCGCGCTGCCGCTCGACGACCCACCGCCGCCGGAGCGCGAAGCGCTGGCGCACTTCCTGGCGGCCATGGGCGCCAGCGACGTCGTCGCACAGGACAGCTATCGGGTTGCGGTCGACCGCTTGGCGGACGACACGACCGTCGTGCTGCTCAGGCCGATCCAGCCTTGA
- a CDS encoding peptidylprolyl isomerase → MQVKHALRRDGWIVPTCALLLVGFVAGCRPSGGEEDGSPSAREDASGRADVGGDAASEDAPAPAENGKAVVGAGADTGTADGTAPADSTMATELAASVNGQPIPLADFQTQALDTQRYYVDKGLDPNTDAGQRQLLALRRDVLSEIIDQALIEQESARRGITATNQEVEASLAAYRQQAGGTADFDAARAATGVSEADVFAMERQAIVGRKFVEEISRDVPSTALFGHARHILCITEADCTAALARLDAGEEFATVASDTSKDEVSASGGGDLGWVPIIDGFSNLPSAELEAVIAGLQSGQRSGVVKTDFGFHIVEVTETDPARAIDPELALKLREQRVQDWLAEQHQTADVVIYISDLKDALDSGS, encoded by the coding sequence ATGCAAGTGAAACACGCGCTGCGGCGCGATGGTTGGATCGTGCCCACATGTGCCCTCCTCCTCGTCGGCTTCGTCGCCGGCTGCCGGCCGAGTGGCGGCGAGGAGGACGGCAGCCCGTCCGCCCGCGAGGACGCATCGGGTCGCGCCGACGTCGGCGGCGATGCCGCGTCGGAGGACGCGCCGGCGCCGGCCGAGAACGGCAAGGCCGTCGTCGGTGCCGGGGCCGACACGGGCACCGCGGACGGCACCGCGCCCGCCGACTCGACGATGGCCACCGAGCTTGCGGCCTCCGTGAACGGCCAGCCGATCCCGCTGGCGGACTTCCAAACGCAGGCCCTTGACACGCAGCGATATTATGTCGACAAGGGCCTCGACCCCAACACGGACGCCGGTCAGCGCCAGCTCTTGGCGCTGCGCCGCGACGTATTGAGCGAGATCATCGACCAGGCACTGATCGAACAGGAATCGGCCCGGCGCGGGATCACGGCGACGAACCAAGAGGTCGAGGCCAGCCTCGCGGCGTACCGGCAGCAGGCTGGCGGGACGGCCGACTTCGATGCGGCGCGCGCGGCCACCGGTGTCTCGGAAGCCGACGTCTTTGCGATGGAGCGCCAGGCGATCGTCGGCCGCAAGTTCGTCGAGGAGATCAGCCGCGATGTGCCGTCGACCGCTCTCTTCGGCCACGCCCGGCACATCCTGTGCATCACGGAAGCGGACTGCACGGCCGCACTGGCGAGGCTCGACGCGGGCGAGGAATTTGCGACGGTCGCGTCGGACACGTCCAAAGACGAGGTCTCGGCGAGCGGCGGCGGCGACCTCGGCTGGGTGCCGATCATCGACGGCTTCAGCAACCTGCCGAGCGCCGAACTCGAGGCCGTGATCGCCGGCCTGCAGTCCGGCCAGCGATCGGGTGTCGTGAAGACGGACTTCGGCTTTCACATCGTCGAGGTGACCGAAACGGATCCGGCGCGGGCCATCGATCCGGAGCTTGCGCTGAAGTTGCGGGAGCAGCGGGTGCAGGACTGGCTGGCCGAGCAACATCAGACGGCAGACGTCGTGATCTACATCTCCGACCTGAAGGATGCGCTGGATTCCGGCAGCTGA
- a CDS encoding DUF4129 domain-containing protein, with protein sequence MSIILVGCMQLCLAWSIENAGWVPGLTILTPVVLGGVAVGAVLSAWRWMPVLVAHGWSAVIGTACTFYLATGLVSDYQSAPAGFDALPLTDRLAYVRNLYLAWPNVARSGMPLTSDQSDMMALFFTITMALLLWLLAYICTWFAERYISWSGAVLPSGFALVFSLYSARLNGYAAYIGFFMLCAFLLAARTHIALRLERWQAERIHHGSGMEFDFLRDSLVVAAVAIAVAFVLPGRIQSAVLRDLPATWSAMSERTRKLSGRYFPNLNYPIRGEGNSFGNAMPLTGSIELGSQPVFDVELDGQNGVPARYFRMAVFDTWDGQGWRRTPDNQRTATALEPVGDAWAASRAVTQTVRTLKPGVTQLYALAAPDRFDIPTTLEVAASGRDVLAIESGTALPQGGQYSVWSNLSAASTSELQGAERAGDPDWVAARYLQLPESVPQRVRDLAVSIAGEEPTRWDKAKAIESYLRRSMRYTETIPDPPRGQDKADWFLFDIQQGYCDYYSTSFVVLARSLGIPARLAAGYAGGEQLGTGTARRLHDFDAHTWPEVFFADYGWIEFEPTANEQALDRPATADDARQLASQAPPASGDSARPPEDLLPEEDQRPPAAEQSPERGQSAALAAKGFGRWWPLLAVITVVAAIAAGGRWWWQRPLAGMSAAERSYGRVVRVARWLGVGPTRAETPSEYSRRLSRKIPEADEEISTITRAYVAERFGRQPSDGLSDRLEAAWQKVRRIGPSTVVRTVRERWIARRSHRSDGTEDGSA encoded by the coding sequence GTGAGCATCATTCTCGTTGGGTGCATGCAGCTGTGCCTGGCATGGTCGATCGAGAACGCCGGCTGGGTGCCCGGCCTCACGATCCTGACCCCGGTCGTCCTCGGCGGCGTGGCCGTTGGCGCCGTGTTGTCGGCGTGGCGCTGGATGCCGGTGCTCGTCGCGCACGGCTGGAGTGCTGTCATCGGCACGGCGTGCACATTCTACCTGGCCACCGGGCTCGTGTCGGACTACCAGAGCGCCCCGGCCGGCTTTGATGCTCTGCCTTTGACCGACCGCTTGGCGTACGTGCGGAACCTGTACCTTGCCTGGCCAAACGTCGCCCGCAGCGGCATGCCGCTCACGAGCGACCAGTCGGACATGATGGCGCTGTTCTTCACGATCACGATGGCACTCCTCCTGTGGCTGCTGGCGTACATCTGCACGTGGTTCGCCGAGCGCTACATCAGCTGGTCGGGCGCTGTGCTGCCGAGCGGGTTCGCGCTCGTGTTCAGCCTGTACTCGGCACGGCTCAACGGCTACGCCGCCTATATCGGCTTCTTCATGCTGTGCGCGTTCCTGCTGGCCGCCCGCACCCATATCGCGCTCCGCCTCGAGCGCTGGCAGGCCGAGCGGATTCACCACGGATCCGGGATGGAGTTCGACTTCCTGCGCGACAGCCTCGTCGTCGCCGCCGTGGCGATCGCCGTGGCGTTCGTGCTGCCCGGGCGCATCCAGAGCGCGGTCCTGCGCGACCTGCCGGCGACGTGGTCGGCCATGTCCGAACGCACGCGCAAGCTGTCCGGCCGCTACTTCCCGAACTTGAACTACCCGATCCGCGGCGAGGGCAACAGTTTCGGCAACGCCATGCCGCTCACCGGCAGCATTGAGCTCGGCAGCCAACCGGTGTTCGACGTCGAGCTGGACGGCCAGAACGGCGTTCCGGCGCGGTACTTCCGCATGGCGGTTTTCGACACATGGGATGGACAGGGCTGGCGCCGGACGCCGGACAACCAGCGCACGGCGACCGCCCTCGAGCCGGTCGGCGACGCATGGGCAGCATCGCGGGCCGTGACGCAAACGGTGCGCACGCTCAAGCCCGGGGTTACGCAGCTGTACGCGCTGGCCGCCCCGGATCGGTTCGATATCCCCACCACGCTCGAGGTCGCCGCCAGCGGCCGCGACGTGCTCGCGATCGAGAGCGGTACGGCTCTGCCGCAGGGGGGGCAGTACTCCGTCTGGTCGAACCTCAGCGCGGCAAGCACGTCGGAGCTTCAAGGCGCCGAACGCGCCGGTGATCCGGACTGGGTGGCAGCGCGTTACCTGCAGTTGCCGGAGTCCGTACCCCAGCGCGTGCGCGACCTGGCGGTCTCGATCGCCGGCGAAGAGCCGACGCGCTGGGACAAGGCGAAGGCCATCGAGTCTTACCTTCGCCGATCCATGCGCTACACGGAGACGATTCCCGACCCGCCGCGCGGCCAGGACAAGGCGGACTGGTTCCTGTTCGACATCCAGCAGGGGTATTGCGACTACTACAGCACGTCGTTCGTTGTGCTGGCGCGCAGCCTCGGCATCCCGGCCCGGCTCGCCGCCGGCTACGCCGGGGGCGAGCAGCTCGGCACCGGAACCGCCCGCCGCCTGCACGACTTCGACGCCCACACCTGGCCCGAGGTGTTCTTTGCCGATTACGGCTGGATCGAGTTCGAGCCGACGGCCAACGAGCAGGCCCTTGACCGTCCGGCAACGGCCGACGATGCGCGCCAGCTCGCGTCACAGGCGCCGCCGGCGTCCGGCGATTCGGCCCGGCCGCCGGAGGACCTGTTGCCCGAGGAAGACCAGCGCCCGCCGGCGGCCGAACAGTCGCCCGAGCGCGGCCAATCCGCCGCCTTGGCTGCGAAGGGCTTCGGCCGGTGGTGGCCGCTGCTGGCGGTGATCACCGTCGTCGCCGCGATCGCGGCCGGCGGCCGATGGTGGTGGCAGCGCCCGCTGGCCGGGATGAGTGCCGCCGAGCGCAGCTACGGGCGGGTCGTGAGGGTTGCCCGGTGGCTCGGCGTGGGTCCGACACGCGCCGAGACCCCGAGCGAGTACAGCCGACGGCTGTCCCGGAAGATTCCCGAGGCGGACGAGGAAATCTCCACGATCACGCGTGCCTACGTGGCCGAGCGATTCGGGCGCCAGCCGTCGGACGGGCTGTCGGACCGGCTTGAGGCGGCCTGGCAGAAGGTGCGCAGAATCGGCCCGTCGACCGTCGTCCGAACCGTTCGAGAGCGGTGGATCGCGCGCCGAAGCCATCGGTCCGACGGCACAGAGGACGGTTCGGCGTAA
- a CDS encoding nucleotidyltransferase family protein, which produces MAGPFTPPASLDAPQRLELARSAGKLALAVATGVDPRALARTTAEIVAACGDPAAEAIVRWAEAEGIAALIAPSLGPMAPTAVAAGLADTARRVADRAVVLAADRARLAGALTSAGVPWRPLKGAWLADNAYPDPTLRPMADTDIYVPPEHVPAADAALSGMGYRHAGTSWKHDAYAMPGAAVVDWRGEHPDNPRPVDVHPRVLEGFRGLTLDIGALTASPEATAAMPVDPWPDDAAMLLHITAHATVDALSRKLRLLSLVDVGVVASRATDRTWQRAVDVAATPHAARFIWPALYLAARELDAHVPCTVLEGLARHVRAPLRRWADGVDVDQVARAGMATARRPLLETPRMWPLNARETGTVVRWIAWPPRSALADRYPRLASSPHWPLAFALHVADSWRTARHRWRLRDR; this is translated from the coding sequence ATGGCCGGGCCGTTCACCCCGCCGGCAAGCCTCGACGCGCCGCAGCGCCTTGAACTGGCCCGCTCCGCCGGGAAGCTCGCGCTGGCTGTGGCCACGGGCGTGGACCCGCGCGCCCTTGCCCGCACCACGGCCGAGATCGTCGCGGCTTGCGGCGATCCGGCGGCCGAAGCGATCGTCCGCTGGGCGGAGGCGGAAGGTATCGCCGCGCTCATCGCGCCGTCGCTGGGTCCGATGGCACCGACGGCCGTCGCTGCCGGCTTGGCGGACACGGCGCGGCGCGTTGCGGATCGCGCGGTCGTGCTGGCCGCCGACCGGGCGCGGCTGGCCGGCGCCCTCACGTCGGCGGGCGTGCCGTGGCGGCCACTCAAGGGCGCGTGGCTGGCCGACAACGCCTATCCCGACCCGACGCTGCGACCGATGGCGGACACGGACATCTACGTGCCGCCCGAGCACGTCCCGGCGGCGGACGCGGCGCTGAGCGGTATGGGCTATCGACACGCCGGCACGAGCTGGAAGCACGACGCGTACGCCATGCCGGGTGCCGCCGTCGTCGACTGGCGGGGCGAGCATCCGGACAACCCGCGGCCGGTCGACGTTCATCCGCGCGTCCTGGAAGGGTTCCGAGGGCTGACGCTCGACATCGGTGCGCTCACCGCATCGCCGGAGGCGACTGCCGCGATGCCGGTCGATCCTTGGCCGGACGATGCGGCGATGCTGCTCCACATCACCGCTCACGCGACGGTGGACGCCCTCAGCCGAAAGCTGCGGCTGCTGTCCCTCGTCGATGTCGGCGTCGTCGCATCGCGCGCCACCGATCGGACATGGCAGCGGGCCGTCGACGTGGCGGCGACGCCGCATGCCGCTCGGTTCATCTGGCCGGCGCTGTACCTTGCCGCGCGCGAACTCGACGCGCATGTGCCGTGCACGGTGCTCGAAGGCCTCGCCCGACACGTCCGGGCGCCGCTGCGCCGTTGGGCTGACGGTGTCGATGTCGACCAAGTGGCCCGCGCGGGCATGGCGACCGCTCGGAGGCCGCTGCTGGAGACCCCGCGCATGTGGCCGCTCAACGCACGCGAAACCGGCACGGTGGTCCGTTGGATCGCCTGGCCGCCGCGCAGCGCGCTGGCCGATCGGTATCCGCGCCTCGCGTCATCACCGCACTGGCCGCTCGCCTTCGCGCTCCACGTCGCCGACTCGTGGCGCACCGCGCGCCACAGATGGCGGTTGCGGGACCGGTAG
- a CDS encoding Crp/Fnr family transcriptional regulator encodes MSRASDALRRCFLTSGLSDTALETLADLTQRRQIAAGTIVFDEGERGSELFIVDSGEVRITTTSPTGQVLTLVSLYPGDSFGGFALLDGEPRSATATAMADSTLVALHRDAFLDMVHTNPTACDAVLHSLAEMVRSMNKRLLDDQIDPPARVAKILLAYAERHGVPGERSGVMIKHPLSIDDIASMADLFASQVDKVLEKYQYESVVERGPEFWTILRMDALSEATQSPMHRTD; translated from the coding sequence ATGTCACGAGCCTCCGATGCGCTTCGTCGCTGCTTCCTCACCTCCGGCCTGAGCGACACCGCGCTCGAGACACTGGCCGACCTTACCCAGCGCCGGCAGATCGCAGCCGGCACCATCGTCTTCGACGAGGGCGAGCGGGGGAGCGAGCTGTTCATCGTCGACTCCGGCGAGGTGCGCATCACGACAACTTCGCCGACCGGGCAGGTGTTGACGCTCGTCAGCCTCTATCCCGGCGATTCCTTCGGCGGCTTTGCGCTGCTGGACGGCGAGCCGCGCAGCGCCACCGCAACGGCGATGGCGGACAGCACGCTGGTCGCGCTCCACCGCGACGCCTTCTTGGACATGGTTCACACGAATCCGACGGCCTGCGATGCCGTGCTGCACAGCCTCGCGGAGATGGTGCGGTCCATGAACAAGCGACTCCTGGACGACCAGATCGACCCGCCGGCGCGCGTCGCCAAGATCCTCCTGGCCTACGCGGAGCGGCACGGGGTGCCGGGTGAACGCAGCGGGGTCATGATCAAGCATCCGCTCAGCATTGACGACATCGCCTCGATGGCCGATCTGTTCGCGTCACAGGTCGACAAGGTCCTCGAGAAGTACCAGTACGAGAGCGTCGTTGAACGGGGGCCCGAGTTCTGGACGATCCTGCGCATGGATGCGCTGAGCGAGGCGACACAAAGCCCGATGCATCGCACGGATTGA
- a CDS encoding glycosyltransferase family 4 protein has protein sequence MTRPLVVAVDASPVRPGTGGVGRYVAELIAHLPDRAAGRPLTVVPLTNRPDAWLARFHAGQGPSPRAHIAPPPPALIRRPTLAWLQWEAARQARQPGIALFHATTGRAPLRHDRPTVVTVHDTAVIDVPALFPYRERWLAGLWLRASVPRATAIVCVSRSTGEAVLRRWPHTATRMRIVRPGAGEHWMQPPAPLSDELAGVVGRRWWLHVGACTVLKNVVRLVEAYAHVHRQVGEPVPNLVLVGPEGDADAGVRATAAALGVAERVLPIGPVDDATLHALYAGAELTACVGLHEGFGLTALEALASGCPVVSSGRGGLRDAAPCGALVADPTAGTALELALAALGTNASLRARLGEDGRAHAATATWRRTALATAEVYAVAVAGD, from the coding sequence TTGACACGGCCGCTGGTCGTGGCCGTCGACGCCAGCCCGGTGCGGCCGGGAACGGGCGGCGTCGGACGGTATGTGGCCGAGCTGATCGCGCACCTGCCCGACCGCGCCGCCGGCCGCCCCCTGACCGTCGTGCCGCTGACGAATCGGCCGGATGCCTGGTTGGCCCGGTTCCACGCCGGTCAGGGTCCGAGCCCACGCGCGCACATCGCGCCGCCGCCGCCGGCATTGATCCGCCGCCCGACCCTGGCCTGGCTGCAGTGGGAAGCCGCCCGACAGGCTCGGCAACCGGGCATCGCGCTCTTTCACGCGACGACCGGCCGCGCGCCGCTTCGCCACGACCGCCCGACGGTCGTCACCGTGCACGACACGGCCGTGATCGACGTGCCGGCGCTCTTCCCGTACCGCGAACGCTGGCTGGCCGGCCTTTGGCTCCGCGCGTCCGTACCGCGGGCGACGGCCATCGTGTGCGTGTCGCGCTCGACGGGCGAAGCGGTCCTCCGGCGCTGGCCGCACACCGCGACCCGGATGCGCATCGTCCGACCGGGCGCCGGCGAGCACTGGATGCAGCCGCCCGCGCCACTGTCGGACGAACTGGCCGGCGTCGTCGGCCGGCGGTGGTGGCTGCATGTCGGGGCGTGCACCGTGTTGAAGAACGTCGTTCGGCTGGTGGAGGCGTACGCGCATGTCCACCGTCAAGTCGGCGAGCCGGTGCCGAACCTGGTCCTCGTCGGCCCGGAGGGCGACGCGGACGCCGGCGTGCGCGCGACCGCCGCGGCGCTTGGCGTCGCAGAACGCGTTCTGCCCATCGGCCCGGTCGACGACGCGACGCTCCACGCGCTCTACGCCGGCGCTGAGCTGACGGCCTGCGTCGGGCTGCACGAGGGCTTCGGTCTGACGGCGCTCGAGGCGCTGGCCTCGGGATGCCCGGTCGTGTCGTCCGGCCGCGGCGGGTTGAGGGACGCCGCGCCGTGCGGGGCGCTGGTGGCGGACCCGACGGCCGGCACGGCGCTCGAACTCGCGCTCGCGGCACTCGGAACGAATGCGTCGCTGCGCGCGCGGTTGGGTGAGGACGGCCGCGCGCATGCCGCGACGGCCACGTGGCGACGGACGGCGTTGGCGACGGCGGAGGTGTATGCCGTGGCAGTGGCGGGCGACTGA
- the rpiA gene encoding ribose-5-phosphate isomerase RpiA, which produces MEQFDGTERHRASTDVTGNETADQTRHSSAIDAAKESAGEAAAALVLSGMRLGLGTGSTADWATRAVGRRLATGELRDIVAVPTSTATERLAGALGIPLATLAVVPELDLAIDGADEIDPSIDLIKGLGAALLREKIVARAAARFVVVADGSKVVDRLGTRAPLPVAIVPFAWQTHLRAIRALGAEPTLRLRPDGEAVVTDDQLLILDCRFAAGIANGAEVERALRERPGVVATGLFLGLADTAFIATADGVTVRTRTR; this is translated from the coding sequence AGTTCGATGGAACAGAACGGCACCGAGCGAGCACGGATGTGACCGGGAACGAAACCGCCGACCAGACGCGCCATTCCAGCGCCATCGACGCCGCCAAGGAGTCGGCCGGCGAGGCTGCCGCCGCGCTCGTCCTCAGCGGCATGCGCCTCGGCCTCGGCACGGGCTCGACGGCCGACTGGGCGACGCGCGCCGTCGGGCGTCGGCTGGCGACGGGCGAGCTCCGGGACATCGTCGCGGTCCCGACATCGACGGCCACCGAGCGGCTCGCCGGTGCGCTCGGCATCCCGCTGGCCACGCTCGCCGTCGTGCCCGAGCTCGATCTGGCGATCGACGGCGCGGACGAGATCGATCCTTCGATCGACTTGATCAAGGGGCTCGGCGCTGCGCTCCTGCGGGAGAAGATCGTCGCGCGGGCCGCCGCGCGGTTCGTCGTGGTGGCGGACGGTAGCAAGGTCGTCGATCGACTCGGCACGAGGGCACCGCTGCCGGTGGCGATCGTCCCCTTCGCCTGGCAGACCCACCTGCGCGCCATCCGCGCCCTCGGTGCCGAACCGACGCTGCGTCTTCGGCCGGACGGGGAGGCCGTCGTCACGGACGACCAGCTCCTGATCCTCGACTGCCGGTTCGCCGCGGGCATTGCCAACGGTGCGGAAGTCGAGCGCGCGCTGCGCGAACGGCCCGGCGTCGTGGCCACGGGGCTGTTCCTCGGACTCGCGGATACCGCGTTCATCGCCACCGCCGACGGGGTGACGGTCCGCACGCGAACGCGTTGA